Proteins encoded by one window of Arabidopsis thaliana chromosome 2, partial sequence:
- a CDS encoding Pollen Ole e 1 allergen and extensin family protein (Pollen Ole e 1 allergen and extensin family protein; FUNCTIONS IN: molecular_function unknown; INVOLVED IN: biological_process unknown; LOCATED IN: endomembrane system; CONTAINS InterPro DOMAIN/s: Pollen Ole e 1 allergen/extensin (InterPro:IPR006041); BEST Arabidopsis thaliana protein match is: proline-rich protein 1 (TAIR:AT1G54970.1); Has 189 Blast hits to 189 proteins in 24 species: Archae - 0; Bacteria - 0; Metazoa - 0; Fungi - 0; Plants - 189; Viruses - 0; Other Eukaryotes - 0 (source: NCBI BLink).) yields the protein MASTGAATNLLLLAMVVVVATADYYAQPQPYVPKPTTTYTSPVKTPYLPKSNPDIAIEGFILCKSGYKTYPIQGGKVKVVCPVVDSYGKLVAKVTISSYPTDLKGYFYFITYGLSHKVNNISSCKVKLESSPVFTCKTPTNVNKGVTGAPLSPDNSKFLSHDNLTLYTLEPFYFSSPVAPKPVY from the exons ATGGCATCCACAGGCGCCGCCACtaacctcctcctcctcgcGATGGTGGTGGTTGTGGCTACTGCCGATTACTATGCGCAACCACAACCTTACGTTCCCAAACCAACAACCACCTACACATCACCGGTTAAGACTCCATACTTGCCAAAATCAAACCCTGACATCGCCATCGAAGGTTTCATCTTGTGCAAATCTGGCTACAAAACCTACCCCATCCAAG GGGGCAAGGTTAAGGTTGTGTGTCCTGTCGTGGATTCATATGGAAAGCTAGTGGCTAAGGTTACAATCTCTAGCTACCCAACGGACTTGAAGGGATACTTCTACTTCATCACGTACGGACTCTCACACAAGGTGAATAACATCAGCAGCTGCAAAGTGAAACTCGAGAGCTCTCCGGTCTTCACGTGTAAGACTCCGACCAATGTCAACAAAGGTGTCACCGGAGCTCCACTCTCTCCCGACAACTCCAAGTTCCTTAGCCACGACAACTTGACCCTCTACACCCTTGAACCTTTCTATTTCTCAAGTCCAGTGGCTCCCAAACCCGTTTACTAG